CTTCCGGGATTAGATGTCATGCATGCAAGGAAGGTCATTTGCTTCACCAGTGTCAGAAGTTTTTGAGAATGGGTGTCAATGAAAGGGATTCTCTGTTGAAGGTTCAGTCGTTATGCAGAAACTGTTTCAGGTCTGGGCACATGGCTAAGGATTGCCAGTCTAAATTCTGGTGCAGGACCTGTAAAGGTAGACATCATACGTTGGTGTGTTTCAAGGTGAAGGAAGACAGTCAGCCAGCCGAACTTCGATCAAGTGTTCCTTCAACATCAAGTGGTGGTGCTTCGAAAGAGAGTTCTACTTTTCAAACATCGCATTCGTCATCAGCCTGCCTAACATCTAGTGATCAGAGGAGGCCTCGATCACAGGTTCTGCTAGCAACAGCGGTAGTTTTCATCGAAGATGAGATGGGCGCCCGGATTCCAGCTCGTGCATTGTTAGACTCCGGATCAGAAAGCAACTTTATCTCTGAGCGGTTGTGTCAGTTGATGAAGATAAGTCGGAAGAAGGTGGACATCTCAATCTTGGGTATCGGTCAAGTACAAACAAGAGTCAAGCATAAGATTGAGGCGGTGGTTCATTCCAGGGTAACCAGATTCTCCAAAGAAATGAATTTCTTGGTTTTACCGAAGGTAACGGTTGATCTTCCTACATCATCGGTTGATACGGATGGGTGGAGAATTCCGGACGGTATTAGTCTTGCGGATCCGTCATTTTTTGTGTCCACAAAGGTGGATCTAGTTCTTGGAATTGAGTTCTTTTTCGAGTTTTTCCAAACGGGGAAGAATATGTGTATTGGCGACAACTTACCAACGCTCACGGATTCGGTTTTCGGATGGGTGGTTTCCGGAGGTCTATCGGAACACACAGTGACAAGGGTCAACTGTAACACTTCTACTACAGAGTCGTTGGAATCGTTGGTTTCCCGTTTTTGGGCGTGCGAGGAGATCGGTTTAGAAAAACTGTACACAGAGGAGGAACAAATGTGTGAAGACCATTTTCAGAAAACGGTTCTGAGAAATCCCGATGGAAGGTACACAGTTGCCTTGCCCAAAAACCCACAGTCTTTTCCAACTCTGGGTGAATCAAAGGAAATAGCATTTCGTCGGTTGCAAGCTACGGAACGAAGGCTGAACAGGGATTCTGACCTTCGAAACCAATATAGCGCGTTTATGGAGGAATACCTTGAGCTTGGACACATGCAGAAGGTTAAGGAGGATCTACTTGTGAAACGTTGCTTCCTACCACATCATCCCGTCCTGAAAGAAAGCAGTACCACCACAAAACTTCGGGTGGTGTTTGATGCGTCCTGTAAAACGTCTTCGGGGACCTCGTTGAATGATGGGTTGTTAGCTGGGCCGGTGATTCAGGAGGATTTGAGGTCGATCATACTTCGTTGCCGTACAAACCAAGTCATGGTTGTTGCGGATGTAGAGAAGATGTTCCGGCAAATCTTCATAACTCCTGAGGATCGTCCTTTGCAATCGATACTTTGGCGAAAATCACTGTCGGATGAGGTCGCAGTATACGAGCTGAACACAGTTACGTACGGTACAAAACCCGCACCATTCTTGGCAACCAGGACTTTGAAACAGTTGGCTATTGACGAAGAGGAGCGCTATCCCCTTGCGGCTAAGGCTTTTACCGAGGATACCTACATGGACGATGTGATAACCGGAGCAGAAGATGTGGAAGCAGCACTCAAGCTGAGGCTTCAGCTCGAAAATGCTGCGATAGCGGGTGGATTTCGGTTACGAAAGTTTGCTTCTAACTGTCCAAGGATTTTAGAAGGCATGACTGAGGAAAACGTGGCGATTAAAGACTTCTCGGAGGATGCTGAATCAGATCCGTCGATGAAGATTCTTGGACTCACATGGCTGCCGAAATCAGACATCTTCAAATATCAATTTAGTTTTCCGGAGTTATCGACATCAGGTGACCTTACGAAACGACAGGTTCTTTCGGTGATTGCAACATTGTTCGATCCGCTCGGTTTATTGGGAGCAGCGGTTACAACAGCTAAGGTTTTCATGCAACAACTTTGGCTATTGCAGGATAGCAATCAAGAGCGTTTGGGTTGGGATCAACCACTACCTCCAACGGTGGGTGAGGTTTGGCGGAATTATTTCGAGCAGCTACCGTTGTTGAACGAAATCAGTATCGCACGTTGTGTCAGGATCCAAGGAGCTGCAGAGCTAGAAATTCACTGCTTTTCAGATGCCT
This sequence is a window from Uranotaenia lowii strain MFRU-FL chromosome 3, ASM2978415v1, whole genome shotgun sequence. Protein-coding genes within it:
- the LOC129753064 gene encoding uncharacterized protein LOC129753064 yields the protein MPVTKSTKEPKAAPTLRYWIVKLKEIQSSFGDIWEFVETFQEDVSSTQISVRLNAIDDLWERFGDVLIEIKSHEDFTAGDEIYDKERKEFSDRFYHAKSFLIEKAKERQDSAEVNQTIRSESGHMANVDHVRLPQIKLQSFDGNIDEWLGFRDLYLSLIHWKQELPEVEKFHYLKGCLQGEPKALIDPLQITKTNYTVAWEMLLKRYNNSKQLKKRQVQALFKLPGMVKESKGELQTLLEGFERIVNTLDQVLETDEYKDLLLVNFLVSRLDSVTRRSWEEESATKEQDSLAELTEFLHRRVRVLEALPPRFTDNRSMQPQGSVKQKTVSVRTYHNNVKSSGIRCHACKEGHLLHQCQKFLRMGVNERDSLLKVQSLCRNCFRSGHMAKDCQSKFWCRTCKGRHHTLVCFKVKEDSQPAELRSSVPSTSSGGASKESSTFQTSHSSSACLTSSDQRRPRSQVLLATAVVFIEDEMGARIPARALLDSGSESNFISERLCQLMKISRKKVDISILGIGQVQTRVKHKIEAVVHSRVTRFSKEMNFLVLPKVTVDLPTSSVDTDGWRIPDGISLADPSFFVSTKVDLVLGIEFFFEFFQTGKNMCIGDNLPTLTDSVFGWVVSGGLSEHTVTRVNCNTSTTESLESLVSRFWACEEIGLEKLYTEEEQMCEDHFQKTVLRNPDGRYTVALPKNPQSFPTLGESKEIAFRRLQATERRLNRDSDLRNQYSAFMEEYLELGHMQKVKEDLLVKRCFLPHHPVLKESSTTTKLRVVFDASCKTSSGTSLNDGLLAGPVIQEDLRSIILRCRTNQVMVVADVEKMFRQIFITPEDRPLQSILWRKSLSDEVAVYELNTVTYGTKPAPFLATRTLKQLAIDEEERYPLAAKAFTEDTYMDDVITGAEDVEAALKLRLQLENAAIAGGFRLRKFASNCPRILEGMTEENVAIKDFSEDAESDPSMKILGLTWLPKSDIFKYQFSFPELSTSGDLTKRQVLSVIATLFDPLGLLGAAVTTAKVFMQQLWLLQDSNQERLGWDQPLPPTVGEVWRNYFEQLPLLNEISIARCVRIQGAAELEIHCFSDASEKAYGGCVYLKSVDSEGRVKSHLLSAKSKVAPLKCQSIPRLELCGALLTVQLFEMVQKSIKIDCPVYFWTDSTCVLRWIQAVPTTWTTYVANRVAKIQSFSKGCEWRHVPGADNPADLISRGVAPEKFIQALRRFVGRRGKCSDLFSDNGTNFVGAKNQLKELFSLFKDQNHREMVERECCNEGIRWHFNPPSAPHFGGLWEAAVRSAKQHILKVIGENPVSAEDFTTLLVQVEACLNSRPLTPLSDNPEDLEPLTPGHFLIGESLQALPDLNFEDTPDNRLNQLQQMQKNLRLIWNRWRREYLAQLQARTKRWKPAVSIKPDSMVIIKDERLPPCRWKMGRIMELHPGTDGVVRVVTLRTDSGIKTRPVEKLCLLPCIEKEPILE